One window of Trichoderma breve strain T069 chromosome 3, whole genome shotgun sequence genomic DNA carries:
- a CDS encoding fungal specific transcription factor domain-containing protein → MGSGKEYLFVNTSNDPSAEQKYLGQVRGFLMRNIRANQEWPKRRVSHTRGREDDAHGSIDLESDHHSIPTEQSFYLKCCDEWMLDDYGTLGDNMAVESPAEDMEPSALFGQSQKHHGTSHAGQHCICAKCRNRDFSELPTSAIRKCPIDPFGSLAVPLDASVGDLLAFFMDAISSEMTPITGKIRVSQIHRDWLQPSFSHPAFMHAILSLTALQLAAVQPQRRDHYSGLTLHHRGRAIIGVQHNLADPTLAISDENIAAVFNLLCVEENMFLPIFTATSLFKPDINQRQAHMQGLKEMIRLRGGVHGLGSFKPLQHLLIRHSVPRAAISFQTAKLLPSNLIDQLFHNYPKSSRFYGEAGPMWQQSSRIGVDSKLLDLIRTVECLLQDTRAWFEAPDTSPFDTLDLNTIYSMIISMCVRWYLTTESEGRLKAVDAILGLCLMQFTAFLCRSTCPARYSGPISVLERLNEHLFYHYHENMAVLHAANLDIWVGILIVLSSDGISGYQDIFWNIYMEIIAKNRATDGMKLFVATYPGDSHISHLLVLCLAIRFNRAKETLICAFATRTINIRFGRLCLYEGNAGQDSAHSIVPEVSGPSRSSLTILNATFGTALQKEAHGILGTPDEVRQTANTWFSSVHHRLPIISESRFHENLSRLFIPSGIDFTTLCLCMKLIQQNPVQQNARTADITSPHYLVAKSSIGFLEAAGFDTLDTIQSRLLLTLYEIGHGIYPAASVSIGSCARLARNVGLSRDSWHSQDTDVEERKRTWWAVHNLDRFTALCGGDAMFASEDATTETHLPSSDEQVSSTATSETSTSTISTPAPFHVGPFARECQVAHLIGRVIQHVYHPVTDVDFRSRERAQLERTLKAFLPILIDEELEFSTYCGALGMCISSLYALYIPPIVRNDLDSGWDYENLEIVSTQMAALSQHLLKSAENESNLIMMSHFIPYSLYQTAAIQLNLYRRSQNITFKANAESIIQILTYMSKRWHTAAKYLTAIELDNPPMTLPPQGFYLSVSNLDNNSTTQ, encoded by the exons ATGGGTTCAGGGAAAGAATACCTTTTCGTCAACACCAGCAATGATCCGTCTGCAGAGCAAAAATACCTAGGCCAAGTCAGGGGTTTCTTGATGCGCAATATACGCGCCAATCAGGAATGGCCAAAGCGCAGAGTATCTCATACAAGGGGCCGTGAAGACGATGCTCATGGATCAATTGATCTTGAGAGTGACCACCACTCTATACCTACAGAGCAATCCTTCTATCTGAAATGCTGTGATGAGTGGATGCTCGATGACTACGGAACGCTCGGAGACAACATGGCAGTTGAAAGCCCTGCTGAGGACATGGAACCTTCTGCTTTATTCGGGCAGAGCCAAAAGCATCACGGCACGTCTCATGCTGGGCAGCACTGCATATGCGCCAAGTGTCGTAACCGGGACTTTTCTGAATTGCCTACGTCTGCTATCAGAAAATGCCCGATAGACCCATTTGGAAGCCTTGCAGTTCCATTAGATGCCAGTGTCGGTGATCTCTTAGCCTTCT TCATGGATGCTATATCCTCCGAGATGACTCCCATTACGGGCAAGATACGGGTCTCTCAGATACATCGGGACTGGTTGCAGCCATCGTTCAGCCACCCAGCCTTTATGCATGCAATCCTATCGCTTACAGCACTTCAATTAGCAGCAGTACAACCTCAACGGAGAGACCATTACTCCGGTTTGACGCTGCACCACAGAGGACGAGCCATTATTGGGGTGCAGCACAATCTGGCAGACCCAACCCTTGCCATATCTGATGAAAATATAGCCGCGGTGTTTAATCTTCTCTGTGTGGAAGAAAACATGTTCTTACCCATATTCACCGCTACTAGCCTCTTCAAACCCGATATCAATCAGAGGCAGGCTCACATGCAAGGGTTGAAAGAGATGATACGTCTCAGGGGAGGGGTCCATGGCCTAGGCTCCTTCAAACCACTGCAACACTTATTAATCAG ACATTCTGTACCAAGAGCCGCCATATCATTTCAAACAGCCAAGCTACTGCCGTCGAACTTGATCGATCAACTGTTTCATAACTACCCCAAATCCTCCAGATTCTACGGCGAGGCCGGACCTATGTGGCAACAAAGTAGTCGCATTGGCGTAGAcagcaagctgctggaccTGATCCGCACCGTGGAGTGTCTTTTGCAGGATACTCGTGCCTGGTTTGAAGCACCGGATACTAGTCCCTTCGACACTCTCGACCTCAACACGATATACTCAATGATAATTAGCATGTGTGTCCGCTGGTACCTGACCACCGAAAGCGAAGGCCGTCTGAAAGCCGTCGACGCTATTCTTGGGCTTTGTTTGATGCAATTTACAGCATTCCTGTGTCGCTCTACGTGTCCCGCTAGGTACAGTGGACCCATTTCTGTCCTTGAGCGACTGAATGAGCACTTGTTCTATCATTACCACGAAAATATGGCTGTTCTCCACGCTGCAAATCTGGATATCTGGGTAGGGATATTGATCGTTCTAAGCTCGGATGGCATATCCGGTTATCAAGACATCTTTTGGAACATTTATATGGAGATAATTGCCAAGAACCGCGCG ACCGATGGAATGAAGCTCTTTGTGGCCACCTACCCTGGAGACTCCCACATTAGTCATCTTCTCGTCTTATGCCTCGCTATCCGCTTTAACAGAGCCAAAGAAACCTTGATTTGTGCATTCGCAACTCGAACGATCAATATCAG GTTCGGCCGCCTTTGCCTGTATGAAGGCAATGCGGGACAGGATTCGGCCCATAGTATCGTTCCGGAGGTGTCCGGTCCTAGTCGTTCTAGCTTAACA ATTCTCAATGCCACGTTTGGAACAGCTCTACAGAAAGAAGCTCATGGCATTCTTGGAACACCGGATGAGGTGCGCCAAACTGCAAATACTTGGTTTAGTTCCGTTCATCACAGGCTGCCCATCATATCAGAGTCGAGGTTCCATGAGAACTTGTCACGATTATTCATTCCTTCGGGAATAGACTTTACCACGCTTTGTTTGTGTATGAAGCTCATTCAACAAAATCCCGTGCAACAAAATGCAAGAACAGCGGATATTACATCGCCACACTACCTTGTTGCCAAAAGCAGTATTGGCTTTCTGGAGGCGGCAGGCTTTGATACTCTGGATACCATTCAGTCTAGGCTGCTTCTAACCCTATACGAGATTGGCCATGGGATctatccagcagcttctgttTCGATTGGTAGCTGTGCAAGATTGGCTCGAAATGTTGGCCTAAGCCGAGATTCCTGGCATTCACAAGATACTGATGTGGAAGAAAGGAAGCGGACATGGTGGGCTGTGCACAACCTTGATAG ATTTACGGCTCTATGTGGCGGGGATGCGATGTTTGCTTCCGAAGACGCCACAACAGAAACTCATCTGCCTTCAAGCGATGAACAGGTATCATCCACA GCTACTTCAGAAACTTCTACATCGACAATCTCTACTCCAGCTCCATTTCATGTGGGACCGTTTGCGAGAGAGTGTCAAGTAGCGCACCTCATAGGCCGTGTTATTCAGCACGTCTATCATCCTGTTACTGATGTCGACTTCCGCTCTCGCGAGCGCGCTCAACTTGAGCGCACGTTGAAGGCATTTCTACCAATCCTGATTGACGAAGAACTAGAATTCAGCACCTATTGCGGAGCTCTGGGAATGTGTATTAG TTCTCTCTATGCATTATACATTCCACCAATTGTCCGTAATGATCTTGACAGTGGCTGGGACTACGAAAATTTGGAAATCGTTTCCACGCAGATGGCGGCACTTTCACAGCACCTACTCAAAAGCGCCGAGAATGAATCTAATCTCATAATGATGTCGCACTTCATTCCGTATTCCTTGTATCAAACTGCTGCAATACAGCTGAATTTATATCGGAGAAGCCAAAATATCACCTTCAAGGCAAACGCTGAGTCAATTATTCAAATATTGACTTACATGAGCAAAAGATGGCACACCGCAG CTAAGTACTTGACGGCAATAGAGCTCGATAACCCGCCAATGACGCTGCCGCCCCAGGGTTTTTATCTCAGTGTTTCAAACCTGGATAACAATTCTACTACTCAATAG
- a CDS encoding glutathione-dependent formaldehyde-activating enzyme domain-containing protein, with protein sequence MPTGSCYCGNIKIEYTGEPERTAICHCSNCRHYTGSMFSNNYVIPSTQFKVFGEPKEISKIADSGKKIVNCFCGDCGTTMYRWGDGFGGKDGMRIIQPGILDDKSALDNLRPALEMFIEDRVKWISAVEGLAQHEGMPPP encoded by the exons ATGCCGACGGGAAGCTGTTATTGTGGAAACATCAAGATCGAGTATACTGGTGAGCCTGAGCGCACG GCAATATGTCACTGCTCGAATTGCCGCCATTACACCGGTAGCATGTTCAGCAACAATTATGTCATTCCGAGTACCCAATTCAAGGTTTTTGGTGAACCGAAGGAGATATCGAAAATTGCAGATAGTGGGAAAAAGATTGTGAACTGCTTTTGCGGTGACTGCG GAACCACAATGTATCGATGGGGagatggctttggcggcaAGGACGGAATGAGAATCATTCAACCCGGGATTCTAGACGACAAAAGTGCTTTGGACAATCTTCGACCGGCCCTAGAGATGTTTATTGAAGATCGGGTAAAATGGATCTCTGCTGTTGAGGGGCTTGCTCAGCACGAGGGAATGCCTCCCCCATAA
- a CDS encoding vacuolar protein sorting-associated protein 62 domain-containing protein, translated as MSELITTRTSSFSARWNDKGSGATRAPNGYVELGDVAMSGLTQTPATSDIWCVRQDLVKQGSFASNSIWDDKKSKAKSDVSIWEIQGINRTDPEEEVGITAIWNYLRKPHL; from the coding sequence ATGTCTGAACTTATCACTACAAGAACTTCGTCATTCAGTGCTAGATGGAATGACAAAGGCAGCGGCGCTACCCGTGCTCCAAATGGCTACGTGGAATTAGGTGATGTGGCCATGAGCGGGTTGACTCAGACACCCGCTACAAGCGATATCTGGTGTGTACGCCAAGACCTTGTCAAGCAAGGTAGCTTTGCTTCGAACAGCATCTGGGATGATAAGAAGTCTAAAGCCAAGTCTGACGTATCCATTTGGGAGATTCAGGGTATAAATCGCACTGATCCCGAGGAGGAAGTCGGAATTACTGCAATTTGGAACTATCTGCGCAAGCCACACTTATAA